GTGATCACGGAGCTGACTGACTTCTTTACGGATATTCTCACGCTGATCGGCTGTATAAGAGTCATTGGCTGCCTGAACCGTAAGTTCACGAACACGGTGTAGTGTTTGTGTCACTTTATCAAGTGTTGCATCTGTCGTTTCCATCCAATTATACGTTTCTGATAAATTACGTTTAAACTGCTCCATTTCAGCCACTTGGGTACGATAGCGCATTCCGTTCATCGCTACCACTGGATCTTGAGAAGCACGTGTAATTTTCTTCCCTGTTGATAATTGATCTTGGATTTGACCCATTCTCTGATAATTGCTAGAGATATGTCGTAATGTATTATTGGCAAGCATCATCTGCGTTGTTCTCATTGGTTCACCTGCTTATTAAAATGTAGAATGCAAAATTTAGAATGTAGAATGTAAAAGCATTCCTTCGAAGCTACTGCCTCGAAAATTCATAATTCATAATTCATAATTGACAATTGGTTATTATCTACCAGCGACGCCCATGCCGTTGATAATTCGGTCTAGCATTTCGTCAACGATGGTAATGGATCTGGCTGCGGCATTGTATGCATGTTGAAACTGGATTAGGTTTGTCATTTCTTCATCTAAAGAAACACCTTTAATACTTTCGCGTCGTTGGTCAACAGAAATACGCAATGTATCCGTTGTCCGTACCATACGCGCGGCTTCGTTTGTGTCAACGGCCATTTGTCCAATCACTCCTTGATAGAAGCTTTGAACAGTTGTTGTTGTTCCACCAAAATCAAGGAAGGAATCTTTGACAGTGGCTAAGGCTAGGGCATTCGCACCATCACCCGAAAACCCTCTTAGTGACGCAGCGATATTGTTTAAGCCACCAAGCATAATATCATCGGAAACTCTTAAATGAAAGGCAGCACCTTTCACTTGATCAACTGTAGGGTTAATTCCGTCGAACGAGAAAAAGTTAATTGGATTGCCTTTTTCCCCGTTTTGAACATCGTTTAAATTCCAGCCTTCTCCGTGAACTCTATTAAACTCTTGAACAAACGTATAAACCATTTGGTCAAGATCTCTCAGCATTTTTGGATAAATCCCTTTTTCTACGCCGTTTTTTTCAAGATAGCCATGAGCTTCAATATCCGCTTTCAGTTTTCCAACAGCATGGAAATCTTCAAAGCTTAATGTTTGATGGTTACCTGGTGCCTTTGGATCAAAGCCTACCGGCCCAAATTTCACCGTATCAACAAGCCCTGTTTCCTCGTCATAGGAAATCGCCAATTCATTGTTTGTTAGTCTATGACCGTCAACTAAGGTAATCCCTAAATCACGGCCATGATCATCAAGTAGCTTAACGGTGTATTTACCTTCTGCGATTTCGCTAGCAATTCCACCACTTCTAACTGGCTCAACTTTAATATTTACAAGCTGTGATAAGCGATCTAGTAAGTTATCTCTTTGGTCGTATAAATCATTTGGTAGATATCCGTGCGGTTCTACCTTTGCAATCTGAAGGTTTATAGCATTTAATTGACTAGTAATCGAGTTAATTTCTTTTACTGAAACATCAATCTGCTTTTGTAAATCACGCTGTATAGCCATTAGCGATTGGGATGTATAGTTGAAGGTTTCAGCTAAAGCTACGCCACGTTGACGGACGACCGAACGAGCCCCCGAGTCTTCTGGATGAACAGAAAGATCTTGGAGAGATGTCCAAAAACGATCTAAGGCATTAGAAAGTCCATTTTCGCTCGGCTCATTCACAATATCCTCCATTTTTTGAAGAGCTGTATGTCTAGTATCCCAATATCCGAACTTACTAGTTTCAGAGCGATATTGCATATCTAGGAATCCTTCACGAACTCTTTGAATGGAACCGGCCTGTACACCTGTACCGATTTGTCCTGGAACCGCTGGGCGGTCCATTCCGCCTCCTGGCCAAGGTGTTGTTGTTGTTAAATTGACTCGTTGTCTTGAAAATCCTGGTGTATTGGCATTTGCTATATTATGACCGGTCGTTTGTAACGCCGTTTGACTTGTATAGAGGGCTCGTCTTGCTGTTTCTAAGCCATGAAATGTCGAACGCATGGTTGTTCCTCCGTTTCTTTCTCCACCGATGTAAGTTGTATCTTATGCTTTTGAATCAAAGAGTGAGCGACCTTCTGGTTCATCATCCTCTTTATTAGGGCGGCCATAATTCCCTGTTTCTGCCTGTGGTTTGATCATATCAAGGGATAAGTTCACAAAACGTAACGAATCATGAATGAGCTTTTGATTAAGATCATTCTTTTCTTTTAAACTTTTTATTACGTCGAGAAGTCTTTGTTGTAAGGTGGCTAAGAGATGTTTTTCTTCAGCTGTTACATAAGAGAGAAGCTCAGTTAACGTTCCGTTTTCTGTTACAAATCCCTTTTCCCGTTGATACGAGCGGACATGCCTTACTCGCTCTTGTTCAAGCTGCTGCAAGAGTTTGACTTGGACTACTTCTTTTTGCAATAACGACTGTAAGTGAGAGATGTCTCCCTTTTTAATTGCTTCTGTTTTTTCACCTGCAAGCTTGTCGAGAATTTCATGAACTTGCACGAGCTTTTCCATTGCTGTTACTATTCCTTGGGCAGACACCTTTTTCACCTCCGTCTTATCTTTCGTTCCAATAATCATAGAACTTTCTGGCAACGTCTTCAGCATTTACTTTGTATTCACCAGCATTCACTTGAGCTTTTAGAGCTTCAATACGTTCTTTACGTTCTGTAGAAATGCGCGTTTCCTGCTGCATTATTTTTGCTTCATTAGAGATTTGTAATTGGTCTCGTTTTTGAGAGACATCAGCTTTCGGTTGTTGTTTACCGACTTGTTTTCTGTACACATTTTGAATTTGTGAGTAAGGATTGATTTTCATGTTCTCACCTCGTTTAGGTAGTATCATATTCTTAATATCGTCACTATTTCTTTAATTGTTTAGTGGAAATCCTTTTATAGGTAAAAAAAGTTAAAAGGACCGCTAGCAAAGCTAACGGTTATTTTAATCTATCTTTTAATGAATGATACGTTGTAAATTTCTTGTTTTCATCAGCACGTTTTCGAGCTTGGAAATCCTTTTCACGCTCAGACCTGGCTACACCTGTTGTGATATTCTCTTTACAACTACTACAAATACGCCCTTCTCTTATCATCTTTCCACAAGACTCACACGGGTATGCAAGATTTGGAAAGCTTGCTAAGTGAATACGTCCCTGGCGGATAAATTTATAAATATATAATTTATCAACACCTGTAGCTTCTTCTACTTCAATAATCGAAGCCATTCTGTTATCTTTTTTTCGAACAAATTGATGGACTGTCTGATAGTCCTCTTCTTCTTTTTTATAACAATCGGTACATACATCGCGTAAATTTTTCACAAAAATTTTATTACAGCGTGGACAATTTAGAATGTCTGCCATCGTATTTCCCCCTCTATTACTACTCTCATTTAGTATATCGGCAGGAAAGATGATTTCATTTAGCGTTACCCTCTAGCTACCGTAACTGAAAACACTTTTTTCGCACCATGTTCTTTTAAAATCTTAGCGGCTGAGTAGAGGGTAGCTCCGGTAGTGTAAATATCGTCGACCAGAAGAATTGTTTTGTTTGTTACGTCTACGGAACTGATATGAAAAAGTTCTTTTTGCTCGAGTCGTTCACTTCGGGTTTTCTTGCTTTGTTTGGTTGAGTTAATTGGTTTCACTAAAGCCTCTACGATAGGATACTGTAGTCCCTCGGTAAGTAACTTAGCTTGGTTAAAGCCTCGTTCGTAGCTTCTTTCATAGCTTAATGGAATGGGTACGATGAAGTCAAACGGCTCAAGTTGTTTGATGAGCTTTTTGAGCTGCGGAGTGAATAGTTTCGATAACTCTGCATCACCACGGAATTTCCACTTGGAGATGACTTCTTGTAAAAAATCATTGTAGACGTACAGTGAGCGATTTTTTGTTAATGGACCATCTCCCCAACGAACGCAGTCGGTGCAGAGGTTCTCTTGTCGATACTGGGGTTCTAGGTGGTTAAATGGTCGTCCACATTTATCGCAGAGTGGACCTTGGATTTCTTCTAGCCTTTTGCTGCACTGGGGGCAAAGATAGGTTTTTGTTGTGATCCCAAATAGATATTGCCAATTCGTTTTTGGCACAAAGGAACTGTGACACCATAGGCAGTGCATCTTAAAAGCCTCCTAGTTTATTCATTTTTTCAATATGGTCGATGGCATCTAACATCGCTTCTGTTTTGCCGTAATGGAAAAAGACAATGTCGCCTGTTGGGAATTCGGTACTGCGACCGACTCGACCGGAGATTTGGACAAGAGCACTCTCGGTAAAGACGTCATCGTCAGCACCATAGACTGCGACAGCTACGTTCAGGACGGTCACCCCTCGCTCGAGAATGGTTGTTGTTACTAAAATTTGAATTTCTTTTGCCCGGAACTTTTGGACCTTTTCGCGGCGGTTTGGATCTTCGGAGTGAACGCCTTCTAATGATGAAAATTGCTTTTGGAGGAGTGGGACAAGCTGGTTGAGGACAGCGACAGATGGGACGAACAGAAAGGTTTGCTGGCTTCCTCGTTGCTTTAGCCAGTGAAGGACTACTTTTAGGATTTGTTGTTTTTTAAGAAGCTTGCGCCAGTTGCCTGACCATTGGATTGTTGGAACGGGCAATGGAAAGCCGTGGAAACGTTTTGGGATTTTGACGATGTCGATGTATTTTGCTTTTTGAAGCTTTTTATCCGGGGTCGCGGTAAGTAGGATCGTTGTTCCCTCTGGCTTGGCTGCGTTGTTGGCAGCATATTTTAACATCGGATCAAAGGAAAATGGGAAGGCGTCGACTTCATCGATGACGACAAAATCAAAGTGGTGATAGTAACGGAGAAGTTGGTGTGTGGTCGCAATGACTAGCTGACCTTCTTTGCCACGGTCTTCACTTCCTCCATATAAGGAGAGAACAGATATTTTCGGGAAAACGGCTTTAATCCGCGGTGTTAACTCATGAACAACATCACTTCTTGGCGTGGCGATTAAGACAGTTTGTCCAAGTTCAATGGCTTTGTTAATGCCTTCAAAGAGGATCTCGGTTTTCCCTGCACCACAGACTGCCCAGATTAGGAGTTTTTTCGGTAAACCTACCGCGCCGACGATTTTGTTGGAAGCATGTTTCTGACCTTCTGAGAGGGTTCCTTCCCAGTGAAGAGCCCGTTCTCTCTTATCGTAGTGGATGGGAGGACCAACCCAGGTAACTAAAGGTGAACACTCCGAAACCTTGCCCATGGTGATACAGTGACGACAGTATGTGCAGGTTCGATTACATCTGGAACATTCGTGAGAAGCAAATAAATGGTTTTGTGAATTGCCGCAGCGGGTACAGGTAGTATTGGTAATTCCTTTATGGTAGGTGAGATAACCATTTTGATAATGTTCATGGATGATTTCGATCGGAAAAGGAATTTCTTGAAGGAGAAGCTTTCGTCCGGTGAGAGTCTGTTGCAGAGGTTTTGAGAATTGATAGTTTGGATTAAGTGGTGGTTTTTGAAAATCAGGGAGACAACTTATAGCGGTCCCGCACTGCGGGTCAGGTTCAAGAAAGTGATCGTTCATTGTAAATCTCAATAAAATCACCTCATATAAAATTGTGTAGAATATAAAACCCGAATTCTACAATCCAGGTTTCACATTCTACACTCTACATTCTACATTTTGCATTTTGCATTCTACACTCTGCATTCTACACTCTGCATTCTACATTCTACATTCTACATCTTGCATTCTGCATTTTTTCACAATTCATAATTCATAATTCATAATTGATAATTCTACTTAAGGTACCAGCCAATCCCAATGCTACCTTCACCTAGGTGGGTACCAATCACCGGACCAAAGTAGCTAATCATGATGTTTGCATGAGGATATTCTGACTGTAGTTGGGCCTGAATTTTTTCAGCTTCCTCTTCACAGTTCCCATGAATCACAACAATCTGAATTGGTTCACCTGTTTTTGCATCTTCATCAAGAAGACCAAAAATACGGTTAAGTGCTTTTTTCGACGTACGGACTTTTTCAAACGGGACAATTTTCCCTTCGACAAAGTGAAGGACAGGCTTAATTTGGAGAAGACTACCGATAAATGCTTGCGCACCGCTTAAGCGACCGCCACGATGAAGGTGGCTTAAGTCATCTGCCATAAAGTAGGCTTTAACTTTCGTTTTCATTTCATTTAGGCGTGCAATGATTTCTTCTGACGCCTTACCTTCGTTGGCAAGTTTTACTGCCTCTAGGACATAAAATCCTTGTGGCATACAGCTAATTTCAGAGTCAAACGCAGTAACTTTAATTCCTTCAACCATGCTTGCAGCTGCGACAGCAGATTGATAGGTCCCACTAATTTTGCTAGAAAGATGGATAGAAATGATTTCTGTATAGCCTTCACTTGCTAGTCTTTCAAACTCCGCAGCAAACTCGCCGATTGGTGGCTGAGATGTTGTTGGTAGATTTTCAATTCGTTTAATCATTTCATAGAAATCAGCTGTGGTGATTTCTACTTCTTCTTTGTATGACTCATTTCCAAATATAACATTCAATGGCACCATCGTAATTCCTAGTTCGTCCCTTTGTTGCTTAGGTATGTAGGCCGTACTATCTGTTACAACTGCTATCTTCGTCATTGTCTTCCTCACTTTATCTTCAAATATTTTTAAGAAAAGCTTGTACAGAGTTGTACAAGCTTAATTTGATGTATTCAATCAATTATATAGTACCAATAACCTAGTAGACTGTCCATCATTTACGCCTTACAAAAACAGGCATGATCCGACAATCTATCTCACCATTACCCAACCGTTCTTAATCGCTTCTACAACGGCTTGCGTACGGTCGTTTACGTTCATTTTTTGTAAGATATTACTTACATGGTTCTTAACTGTTTTTTCACTAATAAATAAAATTTCACCGATCGAGCGATTGCTTTTTCCATCGGTCATTAATTGCAAGACTTCACATTCGCGTCTTGTTAAAATATGTAATGGACGACGGTATTCTACTTCTCGAAAACCAATTTCCACATCATTTGCCGGCTCGCACGCTAATCGGCGATATTCGTTAATTAAGTTATGAGTCACCTTTGGATGGATGTAAGCTCCGCCGTCAGCAACAACTCTCACTGCTTCAATTAATGAATCAGCATCCATTTCTTTTAATAAGTAACCGGAAGCTCCTGTTTTTAATACATGTGTCACGTATGACTCGTCATCGTGAATTGATAATATCAGCACTTTGATGTCTGGGTACAATTCAATAAGTCGACGTGTTGCCTCTACCCCGTTCACCTTCGGCATATTGATATCCATTAATATAACATCAGGATGAAATTGTTCAACAAGGTCAATTGCTTTTGAACCGTCGTCACCCTCTGCGACAATTTCAAAATTATTTTCCATCGCCAGGATACGTTTTACTCCTTCACGAAAAAGCTGATGGTCATCAATAATTACTATTTTGATAATCTTTTCTTGAGTATCGTACATTCTAATTACCTCCTCGTGTTATGTATGAATTGGAACAGCTAGTATAATCAACGTACCTCTGTTTATCTTTGAGTCGATGGTCATTTCACCTTTCAGCATATTGACACGCTCTTTCATCCCCAATAATCCAAAAGCACCTTCTTTTTTCTCGGATTGATCAAAGCCTTTTCCATCATCTTTAATAATGACAATTACTTTCGTAGCCTTTATTTCCATTTTGACTTGAACCTGTTTAGGTTTTGCATGCTTGTGAGCATTTTGTACTGCCTCTTGGACAAAACGGAAGATCGCTATTTCCAGTGCAGCAGGTAAACGCTCTTCTTTTCCTATGGTTTTAAAACTAACTGCCATACCTGTGTGTTCTTGAAAGTTTTTTAGATATTTTGCTAATGTTGGGATTAAGCCGAGATCATCTAAAGCCATTGGTCGCAAATCATAAATAATACGTCTTACTTCCGATAGTGAATTCTTGACCATTCCCCGTAAATCACGAATTTCCTTAAGTGCATCATCAATACCTTTTTCACGGTAGATGCGTTCGACTAACTCTGAACGTAACAAGACATTTGCCATCATTTGTGCGGGGCCATCATGAATTTCTCGCGACACGCGTTTTCGCTCTTCTTCTTGTGCTTCAATGATTTTTAAGCCAAACTCTTGAAGCTCTTTTGCATCTTCTAAGATAGTCGTGACTTCTTGAAGGTCACTAGTTAAGTAATTAATGACAACGGAGATTTGCCCAACAAGCTTTTCAGCTTTCTGAATGGTTTCTTGAATAGCAACAAGCCTACGCTCGATCGAATCACGTCGTTCACGAAGCTGCTTTTCTTCCTGCCGCAATAATGCCAGTTTGACTTGGAAGTCATTAGCTTGCTCATAGGCATTTCGAACCTCTTCATCGGTAAACTTCACAAAGTTCTTACTAACCTCGGCTAAGCGGTTGCGAGCAAAACGAGCATGGATCTCTGTCCGGTCCGTATTTTCAATAACAGACGCTACTTTCATTTGCACTTGAGCCAATTCCAGTTGTAATTGTGAAAATTCACCTCTTGATTGCTCAGTTATATCAAAAACCTGCTCTTTACTAGAACTAACAGTTTCGAGCATCTTCTTCAAAATATCATCTAGTTGTGTTTTATTCGCCATATTAGTCCCTCACTTTAAATGTACAGAACTATCTCACTAGAAAATAGAAACTATGTACCTAATATTTATATAGGTAATGTTTACTACTTATCACTAGCTAAACATAGTTAATCAAAATACAAAAGTATTAACGGTAAATTTGTCGCTGGTAAAATATGCTTGTAAGCCTTTGTTTTAGCCGTTCTAAGCTAAATTCTATAATTCCTATTCTATCATATAACAGCTACGTAGATGTTGAGAAAATAGCATTTTTCCAACAACAAATGTTAAAATACATGTACTATCATTTGGTGCCTGGCACCCTTCGTGGACATATTTCGCTAGTAGTACACCTCACGCGGACGTGGTGTCCTCTGGTGGTGGAATTGTCCTTTTATGGTGCCAGGTACCATCCAAAGAGGTGTTTTTGTTGCTTTCATCATATTTTACAGTTAAAGGGTATGGCGAACATGAGATTGTCATTCAAAAATCTAGATTTATTACCTACGTGGATCGGGTGACAACCGAAGCTGATGCCCAAGCGTTCATAGAGAAAATTAAGAAAAAACATTGGGATGCTAATCACAATTGTTCGGCTTATATGATTGGTGAAAACGATCTTATTCAAAAGGCCAATGATGATGGCGAGCCTAGCGGAACTGCTGGTGTGCCAATACTTGAGGTGTTAAAGAAGCGCGGCTTAAAGGATACAGTTGTTGTCGTGACTCGATATTTCGGTGGGATAAAATTAGGTGCTGGCGGGTTAATTCGCGCGTATGGCAGCTCCACAAGCGAAGGGTTAAACGCCACTGGAATAGTTGAACGGAAGCTCATGCAAATTTTTCATACGAAGGTTGATTACACTTGGCTCGGGAAATTGGAAAATGAGTTGCGGGATTCACGTTATCTCATTAAGGAGATTAATTACTTAGATAATGTGGAGATTGTCACCTATGTAACTAGTGGCGAAGAAGATGCTTTCCGTAGTTGGATTACTGATTTGACAAATGGTCAAGCTGAGATTGTGTTAGGCGATCAGGAGTATTTGGAGCAGGATGTTTAGGTCGAACCGTACACATTGGGGATTAGTGTGTACGTTTTTTTGTGGACTACTCTTTTGATACTGAGTCTAGAAGCTGATGCCCGTCGCTTTGTCTTAACCTCTTGCTCCTAGTTATACATTAAGAGGACATACATTCCGTTATTTTCCGGAAAAATGCCCTTTTTAAAATTTCGCGGCCACCAAGGTGTCCTCATGACGACTTGTAGGACGCAGCCCCTTAGTTATACCTAGTGGTCACACAAAATCATTCGTCCCCCACGTCCTCCACTTCTTTTCAACCATTCAAAAAATTTACATTTACACATCGGTTCCCACAATATAAAATAGGTTAGATGTCAAAATGAAACTTTCATTCTACAAATCTCGTCTAATTATGATATGGTAGTTTCTTAGAGAAAAAGGAGTGTATACATCATGGCTCTTACTAGAAGTGAGAAGAAAAAAGAAAAACGCAGAAAAAGTGGAACATATAAATTTTTAAAAACGACAGGGTTAATCCTTGTCACATTAATGGTTTTAATTGGTGGAGCTTTCGGTTACTTTGTAATGAAAGCAGCAGACGTTACGACTAGTGCTCAAACGAGTCTTGAGCGCGGTGATCGTTCTGAGAAACGACTTGTTCCTGTTAACCCAAGCAAAGATAATATATCCGTTCTTTTCCTTGGGCTAGACGATCGTGACGGTGGCTTGAAAGGCCGTACAGATGCTTTACTGCTAGCTACGTTTAACAAAAAAGAAAATTCGGTGAAGATGGTCAGTGTTCCACGTGATGCTAGAGTTGAACTCATTGGCCGTGATCGTATGGATAAGATCAATCATGCTCATGCTTTTGGTGGTGTTGATATGACTATTGCGACGGTTGAAAACTTACTTGACCTTCCAGTTGATTATTTTGTAAAACTGAACTTTGATGCTTTTATGGAAATCATTGATGCCTTAGGCGGAATTGAAGTTGAAGTACCATTTGCGTTTACAGAAATGGATAGTAACGACGTTCAAGGAGCTATTTCCATTAAAGAAGGCTTACAGCTTTTAGATGGCGAAGAAGCTTTAGCTTACTCTCGTATGCGTAAGAAAGATCCGCGCGGAGACATTGGTCGTGGCGAAAGACAACAACAGGTGTTAGAAGGAATTATTAAAAAGGGATCATCTCTATCATCCATTAATAAATTCGACGATGTGATGAAAAGCATCGAAAATAACTTAGCAACAAACTTAAGCTTCGGAAATATTTTAAGCCTTCACTCGTATAGCTCTGGCTTACGAAATATTGAGCGACTAACGATTGAAGGAAAGAATGCTTCAATTAAAGGGATTTATTATTACGAATTAATTCCGGAATCAGTAAAAGAAATTTCTACAACATTACGTGAGCATTTAGAAGTCACGAACTAAAACGAAACGACTAGGGATTGGTTTCCCTAGTCGTTTTTTTCTTAATATAACTCATCTCGATAATGATCAAGATAGTATCTGTAAATCCGCTTAAAACGTTGATCGTCTAGCATTTTTAAGAATGTCGCGCCGTCGGTCTGAACATACATAAGATCGTTGTCTGCAAAACTTCCCAAGACTTCCACCTCATAAATCAACTCCTCACCTTCATAAAGTTCAAAAACAACCGTATAAGTTTTTTCTAGATTGTCTTTTAATTCATTGCGAAGCTGTTGTGATGGACCTTTTTGAAAAATAACTTCTATTTTATCTGAATTAATATGGAGTGCTTCAAGTATTTGACGCTCATCTGGATCTATTAGGTAAACAAGATATTGATAATCCTCATATAAAAAATGGTTTAGTACTAAATAGTCAGCCCCAAATGTGTAGTATGTTGCAAAATAATCGTCACGAGGAGCTACTTCGCGGTAGTTCAATTGTTTTTCTGTTAACCAATGAACGAGAGTCTCATTTCCTTCAATTAACTCATCTATTTTATCGGAACTAAAACGATACTCATTTCTTTTTTCTATATTAATTGCAATAGGCAAACTAAGCATATGTCGATTATCAAAAATCGCATTTACACTAGGACGCTCCTCAAACGTATACAATGCAGGATCAGCTAGATACTTCCTTGCTTTTAGTCGAAGCTCCCTCTCGATGATCTCCCCTGGTTCTAACGTATACTCAATATAATTAGCAGAGCACTGTAGCAGGTCATTAATATAATAGTAATATTGAAGCTCTCTAGACACATCGATCTTCGGACCGACTTCACAGTCAGTGTGAGCAGTTAATAGCTTTGTTTGTTTAGAAATATTTTCAATTCTTGAAATCACCACGAGTTTATCGTCAAGATCATAACTCTCTTGATTAATCTCAATTGAAAATTGTATGCCATCCTTTGTCATTTCTTTGTATGTTTTTGGTTGTTGAGAATAATAGACAACGATGACAAATGCAAGCAGCCCTATGATTGTAAGATACTTTTTCATGATACCACCTAATTTAGTATGAATACCTTTATTTTAGCATAGTAACAACTTGCGAAGAATGGAAATAACTCCCATGGCACTATCGCCCACGGGGGTTACTTCTTCCGATTAAAGAAAAACCTTCTTTTTCAGTCGTAACATAAAATTCTAGCAATGGTGAATAAAATGGACCACTTAATCTTTTATTATTCTTAAAAAAAGCTTTATTTGGAAGAAACGCTCTCTCTAATAGAACATTTGCCATTTGTTTTTGGAAAATTTGATACTTACTCGCATTCATATAGTGGACGATTTCATCAACTGCTACATAGGTCTTGTTTTGATATTCGAAGCTACTCACCTTTACCTGATGGCCGTTTAAGGTGATTAGTTGCTGTTTTTTTAGTGCCGTTAGTTTATTTTTATCATAGTAATCTTGCCTAATTTCTTTAGCGCGGCTCATCAATTGTACAGTGTCTAGATAACGCCCATCTCTTTCCCCACGCAAGATTACAGTAATATAGTCATGACCAAGGTGTTTGGCAAAGCTGACAAGAGTATGTCTAGATGCGCTCGTGTAGCCTGTTTTTCCACCGCTAACAACTTCTGAATAGAAAGGTGATCGCGGTATTAGCTGTTGGTTAGTTGCTCTCCATGTTCGTTTGATCTCAGTACCCTCAATGTCTGTAAAATACGCTTCGTATCTTTCTGCACCAACTAATTTTTGAAAAAAATCATACTCCCACGCTTCCTGAGCAATCGTCGCCAGGTCAATTGCGGTTGTGTATTGTTCTTTGTCGTG
This portion of the Anaerobacillus alkaliphilus genome encodes:
- the flgK gene encoding flagellar hook-associated protein FlgK, which translates into the protein MRSTFHGLETARRALYTSQTALQTTGHNIANANTPGFSRQRVNLTTTTPWPGGGMDRPAVPGQIGTGVQAGSIQRVREGFLDMQYRSETSKFGYWDTRHTALQKMEDIVNEPSENGLSNALDRFWTSLQDLSVHPEDSGARSVVRQRGVALAETFNYTSQSLMAIQRDLQKQIDVSVKEINSITSQLNAINLQIAKVEPHGYLPNDLYDQRDNLLDRLSQLVNIKVEPVRSGGIASEIAEGKYTVKLLDDHGRDLGITLVDGHRLTNNELAISYDEETGLVDTVKFGPVGFDPKAPGNHQTLSFEDFHAVGKLKADIEAHGYLEKNGVEKGIYPKMLRDLDQMVYTFVQEFNRVHGEGWNLNDVQNGEKGNPINFFSFDGINPTVDQVKGAAFHLRVSDDIMLGGLNNIAASLRGFSGDGANALALATVKDSFLDFGGTTTTVQSFYQGVIGQMAVDTNEAARMVRTTDTLRISVDQRRESIKGVSLDEEMTNLIQFQHAYNAAARSITIVDEMLDRIINGMGVAGR
- a CDS encoding flagellar protein FlgN, with the protein product MLKTLPESSMIIGTKDKTEVKKVSAQGIVTAMEKLVQVHEILDKLAGEKTEAIKKGDISHLQSLLQKEVVQVKLLQQLEQERVRHVRSYQREKGFVTENGTLTELLSYVTAEEKHLLATLQQRLLDVIKSLKEKNDLNQKLIHDSLRFVNLSLDMIKPQAETGNYGRPNKEDDEPEGRSLFDSKA
- the flgM gene encoding flagellar biosynthesis anti-sigma factor FlgM, with amino-acid sequence MKINPYSQIQNVYRKQVGKQQPKADVSQKRDQLQISNEAKIMQQETRISTERKERIEALKAQVNAGEYKVNAEDVARKFYDYWNER
- a CDS encoding TIGR03826 family flagellar region protein; the encoded protein is MADILNCPRCNKIFVKNLRDVCTDCYKKEEEDYQTVHQFVRKKDNRMASIIEVEEATGVDKLYIYKFIRQGRIHLASFPNLAYPCESCGKMIREGRICSSCKENITTGVARSEREKDFQARKRADENKKFTTYHSLKDRLK
- a CDS encoding ComF family protein, producing MHCLWCHSSFVPKTNWQYLFGITTKTYLCPQCSKRLEEIQGPLCDKCGRPFNHLEPQYRQENLCTDCVRWGDGPLTKNRSLYVYNDFLQEVISKWKFRGDAELSKLFTPQLKKLIKQLEPFDFIVPIPLSYERSYERGFNQAKLLTEGLQYPIVEALVKPINSTKQSKKTRSERLEQKELFHISSVDVTNKTILLVDDIYTTGATLYSAAKILKEHGAKKVFSVTVARG
- a CDS encoding DEAD/DEAH box helicase, translated to MNDHFLEPDPQCGTAISCLPDFQKPPLNPNYQFSKPLQQTLTGRKLLLQEIPFPIEIIHEHYQNGYLTYHKGITNTTCTRCGNSQNHLFASHECSRCNRTCTYCRHCITMGKVSECSPLVTWVGPPIHYDKRERALHWEGTLSEGQKHASNKIVGAVGLPKKLLIWAVCGAGKTEILFEGINKAIELGQTVLIATPRSDVVHELTPRIKAVFPKISVLSLYGGSEDRGKEGQLVIATTHQLLRYYHHFDFVVIDEVDAFPFSFDPMLKYAANNAAKPEGTTILLTATPDKKLQKAKYIDIVKIPKRFHGFPLPVPTIQWSGNWRKLLKKQQILKVVLHWLKQRGSQQTFLFVPSVAVLNQLVPLLQKQFSSLEGVHSEDPNRREKVQKFRAKEIQILVTTTILERGVTVLNVAVAVYGADDDVFTESALVQISGRVGRSTEFPTGDIVFFHYGKTEAMLDAIDHIEKMNKLGGF
- a CDS encoding DegV family protein, which produces MTKIAVVTDSTAYIPKQQRDELGITMVPLNVIFGNESYKEEVEITTADFYEMIKRIENLPTTSQPPIGEFAAEFERLASEGYTEIISIHLSSKISGTYQSAVAAASMVEGIKVTAFDSEISCMPQGFYVLEAVKLANEGKASEEIIARLNEMKTKVKAYFMADDLSHLHRGGRLSGAQAFIGSLLQIKPVLHFVEGKIVPFEKVRTSKKALNRIFGLLDEDAKTGEPIQIVVIHGNCEEEAEKIQAQLQSEYPHANIMISYFGPVIGTHLGEGSIGIGWYLK
- a CDS encoding response regulator — its product is MYDTQEKIIKIVIIDDHQLFREGVKRILAMENNFEIVAEGDDGSKAIDLVEQFHPDVILMDINMPKVNGVEATRRLIELYPDIKVLILSIHDDESYVTHVLKTGASGYLLKEMDADSLIEAVRVVADGGAYIHPKVTHNLINEYRRLACEPANDVEIGFREVEYRRPLHILTRRECEVLQLMTDGKSNRSIGEILFISEKTVKNHVSNILQKMNVNDRTQAVVEAIKNGWVMVR
- a CDS encoding sensor histidine kinase is translated as MANKTQLDDILKKMLETVSSSKEQVFDITEQSRGEFSQLQLELAQVQMKVASVIENTDRTEIHARFARNRLAEVSKNFVKFTDEEVRNAYEQANDFQVKLALLRQEEKQLRERRDSIERRLVAIQETIQKAEKLVGQISVVINYLTSDLQEVTTILEDAKELQEFGLKIIEAQEEERKRVSREIHDGPAQMMANVLLRSELVERIYREKGIDDALKEIRDLRGMVKNSLSEVRRIIYDLRPMALDDLGLIPTLAKYLKNFQEHTGMAVSFKTIGKEERLPAALEIAIFRFVQEAVQNAHKHAKPKQVQVKMEIKATKVIVIIKDDGKGFDQSEKKEGAFGLLGMKERVNMLKGEMTIDSKINRGTLIILAVPIHT